The genomic DNA GAAACCAAGCTGCTGGCCACGCTCACCACGCCCACGCTGTTCGAACGGGCGCTTTCATGGTGCATCGACCAGGGGCAATTGCGGCGGCATTCCGAGCGCGTGCGCATCCGGCTCGACGGCGCGCGCGGCCGCGCGGTGAAGCTCGCGATGGCGCACGGTTGCAGCTTCGCGTCGGAGCCGGCGGGCCTGTTCGGCTGGGTCGACACCGGCGTGGACACCGACGCGCTCACCCAGCGCATGCTCGACCAGGGCTACCTGCTCGCGCCGGGCTCGCTGTTCCATGCGCGGCGGCCGCCGAGCACGATGATGCGGATCAATTTCGCGACCTCGCAGGACGCGGCGTTCTGGAAGGTGTTCAGCAAGGTGCGCGCGGAACTCTGACGGCTCGAACGGGCGGGGCTGGCAGGCCCAAAACGGCGGTGCCTTGGAGTAAGCTGGCATCACAAGAAAACCCAACCCGGAGACCTCCGCATGAGCAATGCCAGCCAACCCTTCGACTTCAGCCAATTCGTCCCCGGATTCGATTTTCTGAAGAACCTTGCCGGCGGTGGCGCCGGCGGTTCGGCGGGCGGCGCGGTGCCCGGGTTGCCGAGCCTCGCGAGCTGGGTGGCCCCCACGCTGAGCGTGGAAGAGGTCGACAAGCGCATCCAGGAACTCAAGACGGTGCAGTACTGGCTCGAGCAGAACGGCCACGCGCTCAAGGCCACCATCCAGGCGCTCGAAGTGCAAAAGATGACACTTTCGACCTTGCGCGGCATGAACGTGCGGATGGAAGATATCGCCAGCGCGTTCACCAAGCAGGCGGCCGCCGTGGCGCCTGCCGCTGCTGCGCCGGCACCCGCACCGGCGGCTGCGGCGCCGGCCGAACCGGAAGCCGAGCCCGAAGAAGCCCCGGCGCCTGCGAAGAAAGCGCGCAGCAAGCCGGCTTCAGGCGGTGGTGGCGGCAATGGCGGCGCCGGCGTGATCGATCCGATGCAATGGTGGGGCTCGCTGACCGAGCAGTTCCAGCAGATCGCGAGTTCGGCGCTGCAGGATGCGGCCCAGCTCAAGGTGCCGGCCATGGCCCAGCCGATGGCCGATGCGGTGGGCAAGGCCATGGGCAAGCCGGCGGCGGCTCCCACGGCCTCGAAGCCCGCGGCCAGGAAGGCGGCAGCGCCCGCCGCCGCAAAGAAGGCATCGGCCGCCGCGCGCAAGCGAACGGCCGGCCGGCGCTGACGTCATACACACACATTTCTTGAAGAGAACGGGTTGGCACGCATCATGAAGCTGTTTCCTTCCGGCCATGCCACCCACCCGCAATGGCGCATGGCAGCCGGCCTCGTGCTGGCCCAGTTGCGCGCGCAGATGGCGCTGCCCGACTACGCGCCGTCGCCCACGCTCGGGCTGCTCTACATCACCGACCACTACGCGGCGGACGCGCAGGACATCCTCGACCACCTGAGCGCCGAACTGCCCGAGGTCACCGACTGGTCCGGCACGGTCGGCATCGGCGTCTCGGCCAACAATGCCGAATATTTCGACGAGCCCGGACTCAGCCTGATGCTCTGCGCGCTGCCAAGCGACCAATACCGCGTGTTCTCCGGCGTGGCGCCGCTGGGCAATTCGGAAATGAGCGGCTTCGAGGCCCATACGGCGCTGGTGCACGCTGACCCCGCCACCCCCGACCTGACCGAACTGATCGGCGAGATGGCGGGCCGCACCAACACCGGCTATCTGTTCGGCGGGCTCTCGTCGGGACGCGGCGGCGCGCTGCAGTTCGCGGTGGGCGGCAACGGCAACATCCGCGGGCATGGCGCCGCGGGCGGCGTGTTCTCGGGCGGCTTGTCGGGCGTGGTGTTCGGCGAGGGCGTGCGGCTGGTGTCGCGCGTCACCCAGGGCTGCCAGCCGCTGCGCTCGGGCGCCGGGCGCGAGCGCGAGATCACCGAAGCCGACGGCAACCTTCTGCTCAAGCTGGACGGCGAACCCGCGCTCGACGTGCTGCTGGACGACCTGCAGGTGTCGCTCGAGCGGCCGCAGGAGGCCATCGACGCCGTGCGCGCCACCCTGGTGGGCCTGGCCGACGCGGGCAGCGACGGCATCCGCCGCACCGGCGACCTGGGAGCCGACGTGCTGGTGCGCCACATCATCGGCCTGGACCCCACGCGCCGCGGCATCGCCATTGCCGACGTGGCGGAGGCCGGCATGCGCCTGACCTTCTGCCGCCGCAATGCGCAGGCCGCGCGCGCCGACCTGATGCGCATCTGCGCGGAAATCCGCGAGGAACTCGAGCCCGAGGAGCAGACGCTGGCCACCGCGCGCGCCGT from Variovorax sp. V93 includes the following:
- a CDS encoding PhaM family polyhydroxyalkanoate granule multifunctional regulatory protein, which gives rise to MSNASQPFDFSQFVPGFDFLKNLAGGGAGGSAGGAVPGLPSLASWVAPTLSVEEVDKRIQELKTVQYWLEQNGHALKATIQALEVQKMTLSTLRGMNVRMEDIASAFTKQAAAVAPAAAAPAPAPAAAAPAEPEAEPEEAPAPAKKARSKPASGGGGGNGGAGVIDPMQWWGSLTEQFQQIASSALQDAAQLKVPAMAQPMADAVGKAMGKPAAAPTASKPAARKAAAPAAAKKASAAARKRTAGRR
- a CDS encoding FIST C-terminal domain-containing protein yields the protein MKLFPSGHATHPQWRMAAGLVLAQLRAQMALPDYAPSPTLGLLYITDHYAADAQDILDHLSAELPEVTDWSGTVGIGVSANNAEYFDEPGLSLMLCALPSDQYRVFSGVAPLGNSEMSGFEAHTALVHADPATPDLTELIGEMAGRTNTGYLFGGLSSGRGGALQFAVGGNGNIRGHGAAGGVFSGGLSGVVFGEGVRLVSRVTQGCQPLRSGAGREREITEADGNLLLKLDGEPALDVLLDDLQVSLERPQEAIDAVRATLVGLADAGSDGIRRTGDLGADVLVRHIIGLDPTRRGIAIADVAEAGMRLTFCRRNAQAARADLMRICAEIREELEPEEQTLATARAVAAGEAEAAPHPARRIAGAVYVSCSGRGGPHFGAPGAELQIVRHALGDVPLVGFFAAGEIARHHLYGYTGVLTVFTSKD